A single Vigna radiata var. radiata cultivar VC1973A chromosome 8, Vradiata_ver6, whole genome shotgun sequence DNA region contains:
- the LOC106769682 gene encoding kinesin-like protein KIN-10A — translation MAPTPSSKQNYPTQMKTPQSKHRLNFHGPKSALQIHPSPNPNCAANKEPPPEHPIEVVARIRDYPDRKDKPLSVLQTSSNSSSIRVRADFGYRDFTLDGVSVSEEEDLDVFYKKFVESRINGVKLGDKCTIMMYGPTGSGKSHTMFGCSKQAGIVYRSLRDILGDGDNADGDSRGDSREEHLGLGTFVQVTVLEIYNEEIYDLLSTNGGGGGGGFGFGWPKGGSASKVKLEVMGKKAKNATYISGNEAGKISKEIQKVEKRRIVKSTLCNDRSSRSHCMVILDVPTVGGRLMLVDMAGSENIEQAGQIGFEAKMQTAKINQGNIALKRVVESIANGDSHVPFRDSKLTMLLQDSFEDDKSKILMILCASPDPKEIHKTISTLEYGAKAKCIVRGPHTPVKDEESSSAVILGSRIAAMDEFILKLQMENKQREKERNEAHKKLLKKEEEIAALRNKLNQAEGKGTPPSEEEINLKVNERTRLLRQELEKKLAECQRMTNEFVELERKRMEERILQQQEEVETLRRRLEEIELQLSCSRQGGNSEENESKDMESSGFMRRLLRVYKSEEDPGMVKSMDLDMDDQEPLGSEMNIVGGVMCRTDYNVKQDFSNLPCPNTLNGGKDDAHIFAPNFGQRVCLSTVYEEEGEGDEDKGGDEEVEKEVIEETKVCSVEKPSAGSLATLNLSNTSPKKDDCCINVDDKDLGPSRLLRIQNIFTLCGNQRELSQHIGTPLPTKKRTGENFEFSPAKTTDKDSVFKISNKENFEPQNVLGN, via the exons ATGGCTCCAACCCCTTCTTCCAAACAAAACTACCCTACCCAGATGAAGACTCCACAGTCCAAGCACCGTCTCAACTTCCATGGCCCCAAATCAGCACTGCAAATACACCCTTCTCCCAACCCGAATTGTGCTGCAAACAAGGAACCCCCTCCTGAACACCCAATTGAAGTAGTTGCCAGAATCCGTGACTACCCAGATCGAAAGGATAAACCTTTATCTGTTCTTCAAACCAGTTCCAACTCGAGTTCTATCCGGGTTCGAGCTGATTTTGGGTACCGGGACTTCACCCTTGATGGGGTTTCTGTGTCTGAGGAAGAGGACCTGGATGTGTTCTATAAAAAGTTTGTGGAGTCGAGGATCAATGGAGTTAAGCTTGGGGACAAGTGCACCATCATGATGTATGGACCAACCGGTTCTGGGAAGAGTCACACGATGTTTGGGTGCTCGAAGCAGGCAGGGATTGTGTATAGGTCTCTTAGGGACATTCTGGGGGATGGGGATAATGCAGATGGAGATTCTAGGGGTGATTCAAGAGAAGAGCATCTCGGGTTGGGGACTTTTGTTCAAGTCACTGTTTTGGAGATTTACAATGAGGAGATTTATGATCTGTTGTCCACCAATGGAGGAGGTGGGGGAGGAGGATTTGGATTTGGCTGGCCTAAGGGGGGTAGTGCTTCAAAG GTGAAACTTGAAGTGATGGGGAAAAAGGCCAAGAATGCTACCTATATATCTGGAAATGAAGCAGGGAAGATCTCAAAAGAAATTCAGAAAGTGGAGAAGCGGAGGATTGTCAAAAGCACACTTTGTAATGATAGAAGCTCCAGAAGTCACTGCATG GTAATCCTTGATGTCCCAACTGTGGGAGGGCGACTAATGCTCGTAGACATGGCAGGATCAGAAAATATTGAACAAGCTGGTCAAATTGGATTTGAGGCCAAAATGCAG ACTGCAAAAATCAATCAAGGAAATATAGCGCTGAAGAGAGTGGTGGAGTCCATTGCAAATGGTGATTCGCATGTACCATTTAGGGACAGCAAACTTACCATGCTTCTGCAG gATTCCTTTGAAGATGATAAGTCAAAAATTCTAATGATACTGTGTGCAAGTCCTGATCCTAAGGAGATACACAAGACAATCTCTACACTTGAATATGGGGCAAAAGCAAAATGCATAGTCCGTGGTCCTCATACTCCAGTGAAGGATGAGGAATCCTCTTCTGCTGTCATTTTGGGATCAAGAATTGCTGCAATGGATGAATTTATCTTGAAGCTACAAATGGAAAACAAGCAAAGAGAGAAAGAGCGTAACGAAGCGCACAAAAAGcttttgaagaaagaagaagaaattgcTGCGCTAAGAAATAAATTGAACCAGGCAGAAGGAAAAGGAACTCCGCCAAGTGAGGAGGAAATTAACTTGAAGGTAAATGAACGCACTCGGCTTCTAAGACAAGAGTTGGAAAAGAAGTTGGCCGAGTGCCAAAGAATGACCAACGAGTTTGTTGAATTGGAGAGGAAGAGAATGGAGGAGAGGATACTACAGCAGCAAGAGGAAGTTGAAACTCTGAGAAGGAGATTAGAAGAAATTGAGTTGCAGCTATCTTGTTCAAGGCAAGGGGGGAATAGTGAGGAAAATGAGTCAAAAGACATGGAATCAAGTGGGTTCATGAGAAGGCTATTGCGTGTTTACAAAAGTGAGGAGGATCCTGGAATGGTGAAGTCAATGGATTTGGACATGGATGACCAAGAACCCCTTGGCAGTGAAATGAACATCGTTGGAGGAGTTATGTGTAGGACTGATTACAATGTTAAGCAAGACTTTTCAAATCTACCTTGTCCAAATACTTTGAATGGTGGAAAAGATGATGCTCATATTTTTGCACCCAACTTTGGCCAAAGGGTATGCCTTAGTACAGTATATgaggaagagggagaaggagatgAAGACAAAGGGGGTGATGAGGAAGTAGAGAAAGAAGTGATAGAAGAAACCAAGGTATGTAGTGTTGAAAAGCCAAGCGCAGGCTCCTTGGCAACATTAAATCTGTCGAACACAAGTCCAAAGAAAGATGATTGCTGTATCAATGTAGATGACAAGGATCTTGGGCCTTCTAGACTACTGAGAATTCAAAACATATTCACTCTTTGTGGCAACCAAAGAGAGCTGTCCCAGCACATTGGAACTCCACTTCCCACAAAAAAGAGAACCGGTgaaaattttgagttttctCCTGCCAAGACAACTGACAAGGATTCCGTTTTCAAGATCTCTAACAAGGAGAACTTCGAGCCACAAAATGTTCTGGGAAATTAG